CGGAATAGGAATGCTGAAAAGCACCGATGGAGGAGTAACGTGGTCACAAGTTCTCAACTGGACGTATCAGCAGAACCGCGGAGTGTGGGATATAAAATTCAATCCGCTCAAGCCGAGTATTGTTTACGCGGCAACCACCGAAGGAATTTATAAATCATATGACAGCGGAAACTCGTGGACGCAAATCAAAGCGGTGCAAATGGCAATGCAACTTTTGATTGACCCTGTGGATACAAATATTATTTACTGCGGAGTTGGAAATCTTTCCAGCCCGAACAAAGGGCTGTATAAAACATCGAACAGCGGAAGCACATGGAGCATTCTTACTACGGGGCTTCCTTCGAACAACAACCGCGATGGAAGAATTATTCTTGCCATGAATCCGCTCAATCATAAAACCGTTCTCGCGCATGTATGCGATGCGTTCAACACGGTTGGATTTTATATCACGCATAATCAGGGAACGAACTGGAGTTCGATGAGCCCGCAGGATATTGCTTCGTGGCAGGGATGGTATGCAAAGGGCTTGCTCTTTGACCCTGCCGATACCACGCATGTGCTTGCCGCAGGAGTGGATGTTCATTCTTCGAACGATGAAGGAAATAATTTCGCGCAGGTATCGAACAACACGTGGACAACCGATTATTGCCATTCCGATGTGCATGAAATAATCGTCAACCCGCAGAACGCGAACAAAATTTATCTCGCCACCGATGGCGGATTGTTCCGCTCGAATGATTTTGGCGTGAGTTATTATGAATGCACCAGCGGATATGTTACCACGCAGTTTTACATTGGCGCTGTTTCCGCGCAGGACGCCACCGATGCCTTTGCGGGCGCGCAGGATAATTATTCGTGGCAGTATGCGGGCAATCCTTCGTGGACTTCGCAAATAGGAGGCGATGGATGCTACACCGCCATTGACCCCACCAACGATAACAATATGTTTGGTGCGTATCAATACCTGAACGTGGAAAAATCAATTGACCGCGGAGCAAACTTCAATCAGGTAATCAACAGCCCTTCGAGCGCCATGGGAGGAAACCCAACCGCGTTTCTCGCTCCGTATCTTCTTTGCCCTTCCAATCCGCAGGTGATGTATGCAGGAGGCGACACCATCATTAAATCCACCAACGGGGGAAATTCATGGAACATGATTGGTCCCAAACCGCTCGATGGCGCAAACATTATTCTTTCCATCGGGGTTTCTTCCAAGAACAAAGATTCATTGTACGTGGGCACTGCTCCGACAAAAACCACTTCGCATATTTTCAGAAGCACGAACGGAGGAACTAATTTCACCAACGTTACAGGCGCCAACCTGCCCAACCGCTACCCGCGAAGAATCACCGTTGACCCGGTGAACAGCAAAATTGTGTATGTGGTTTATTCGGGTTTCGGCACGGGGCATCTTTTCAAATCAACCAATGCCGGTGGAAACTGGACTGACATCAGCACGGCACTGCCCGATATTCCGTTTCACTGCCTCGCCATTGACCCGCAAAACACCAGCACTATTTTTGCCGGCTGCGACTTGGGAATTTTTTATTCCAACGATGGCGGCAGCACCTGGAACACCTTCAACACCGGCTTGCCCGAAGCGGTAATGGTTTTTGATTTGGTGGTTTCGCCTTCCGATAAAACTTTGCTCGCCTTCACGCACGGGCACGGAGTGTATAAAAGAAATCTTTCCGATGCGGCTGTAGCGGTGAATGATGCGGCTTCTTCAGAAATAGATTTTCAGGTGTATCCGAATCCATCAAACGGGAAGTTCCAAGTCACAAGTTCCAAGTTACAAGTCACAAGTATGGAAGTTTATACTATAAATGGAGAAAAGATTTATGCAACCATTCAACCATTTAACCATTTAACTATTGATGTTGCTCTCCCTTCAGGGACGGGGTCAGGAATTTATTTTCTTGTTATAAAAGCCGGAAAAGAAACAGCAGTGAAGAAAATAGTCATTAGTCGTTAGTCATTGGTCATTGGAATAATCAGGAATGAATAAAAGAAGAAGATGAAGAAAGGTTGTACAATTATTTTTCTTTTAACACTCACTTTTTTTTCAATTGCATTCTCACAGAATAATAAAATTGAAAATCAATACGAACTCGGTGTCAAATATTTAACACAAGGAATATACAACAAAGCGGATTCACTTTTTACTTTAATATTGAAGAAAAACAAATTTGATGTCGATTCTCACGTTAATCGGGCAATTGCAAGAAAAAAGTTAGGAAATAAGTGTGGATATTGTACCGATTTGTTTTCTGCTGCAGAATTGGAAGACAAAGAAGCATATTCAACTTTTTGGAAAGATTGTCCGACTTATGATAGCATATTCAATTGTGAAAAAGGTGAAATAATAAAAATAAAAGATAATCAGGCTGCTGCAAACATTGATATATATGAATGGCAGCAAATAAATAATATGTTTACCATTAAATATGGATATGATATGTCCTCAATAAAATTTATTAGTGTAATTAATACCAATGAAAATTTAAATTCAAAATATTATATAGATGGGACAGATACATTGTATTTGGATATAAAAGAATCTCCTAAATATATAGGAGGTATTAATGAATTAAAAAAAAATATTGGAGAAGAAATTAAATTTTCAATTCAAAATAAAAAAGTAAAAAACAGCGATTGCTTATTCATTCTTTATTTTACAATTGATGAAAATGGCATAATAAAAGATATTTCAAGAACACTTTTTAATAGAAATGAACTTAACGTTTTGCCACAATGCAATGCACGTTATGAAGAGGAAGGTGTAAAAGTCATAAACAAAATGTCAAAATGGATGCCTGGAAAATTTAATGGGAGAGCAGTTAAAGTAAGGCGTGCCATTCAAATAAAATTTAATATTAATTGGACTGATTCAATTCCAGATTCTTTTTTTATGATTCCAATTTAATTATTTTCAGTTCAAAGTTCAAGATTAAATATTCAAGGTTTGGAAATATATAATGTATATGGCGAGTTAGTGTATTTAACATCCAACATCAAACCTCTAACATCTAACGAAATTAACCTGAGCGCAGCGAGCGGAGTTTATTTTGTTGTAATCAAAGCAGGAAAAGAAACATCGGTGAAGAAAATAGTCATCAGTCGTTAGAAAATAATTATGGATAAGTAAAAACTCAATACAGTGAGAAAACTTTATATGCTTCATACACTTTTCCTTTTCGTATTTTTCGTACTCTTTCGTTTTTCGGTGATTGCTCAGTACACCAAACTCCTCGACTTTGCCGGAAGTTCAAACGGACAAATAATTTTTGAGTACCTTTGAGAATAAAAAACAAAAAGCCATGACAGTAAAACAAAAAGTCATTAAAGAAATAAACTCACTGCCCGATAATTTGCTGGAAGAAGCATACCGCATTATTTCCAAACTGCGCAAAACAAAAAAAGTGAAGCCCGATGCAGTTTCCTTGCTTGCTGAAAATGCCCTTGCCGAAGAATGGAATTCAAAGGAAGATGAAGCGTGGGATAAAGTATTATAATCATGTATGAGCGCGGAGATATTGTGGTGGTTCCGTTTCCCTTTGCCGACAGCGGCAGAAAGAAAAAACGTCCCGCGCTGATTATTTCAAACGAACAAGTAAACCAAACAGGCGACTACCTGATGGCGCAAATCACCACCAAAGAAAAACAGGACGGGTTGTCGCTTCAATTAACCCCTGAAGATTTTGCCGCATCGCCTTTAAAGTTAAAAAGTTTTATCCGCTGCCATAAATTGTTTTTGCTCAATGAAAAATTTATTCTTCACAAAGCAAGCGTAGTAAAACCGGGGCTTCTTGTTATTCTGATTGAAAAAATAAATTCACTCATCGAATAAAATTTATATGCATTGAAAAAAACTTTACTCCTCACATCTGCCATCTTACTTCTTACATTTTACATTTCTTTCGGGCAGTACACTAAACTCCTTGATTTTTCAGGAACTTCAAATGGATATTTTCC
Above is a genomic segment from Bacteroidota bacterium containing:
- a CDS encoding T9SS type A sorting domain-containing protein; the protein is MKTSTTFFIAAFTSIAILSLGIMEEWKDGRKSPSRSHPSFHSESRTEAIDALQFLSASYAYPNNDVPPDAFGKAYDFYKKNFLNSQLRTPNSELSTGSWQNIGPNNVGGRTLCVALDPNDTATVWLGSASGGLWKSTTGGIGTNVWTYVPTGFPTLGVSSISFQPGTPQTIIIGTGETYAYGISTNGLIDRTTRGSFGIGMLKSTDGGVTWSQVLNWTYQQNRGVWDIKFNPLKPSIVYAATTEGIYKSYDSGNSWTQIKAVQMAMQLLIDPVDTNIIYCGVGNLSSPNKGLYKTSNSGSTWSILTTGLPSNNNRDGRIILAMNPLNHKTVLAHVCDAFNTVGFYITHNQGTNWSSMSPQDIASWQGWYAKGLLFDPADTTHVLAAGVDVHSSNDEGNNFAQVSNNTWTTDYCHSDVHEIIVNPQNANKIYLATDGGLFRSNDFGVSYYECTSGYVTTQFYIGAVSAQDATDAFAGAQDNYSWQYAGNPSWTSQIGGDGCYTAIDPTNDNNMFGAYQYLNVEKSIDRGANFNQVINSPSSAMGGNPTAFLAPYLLCPSNPQVMYAGGDTIIKSTNGGNSWNMIGPKPLDGANIILSIGVSSKNKDSLYVGTAPTKTTSHIFRSTNGGTNFTNVTGANLPNRYPRRITVDPVNSKIVYVVYSGFGTGHLFKSTNAGGNWTDISTALPDIPFHCLAIDPQNTSTIFAGCDLGIFYSNDGGSTWNTFNTGLPEAVMVFDLVVSPSDKTLLAFTHGHGVYKRNLSDAAVAVNDAASSEIDFQVYPNPSNGKFQVTSSKLQVTSMEVYTINGEKIYATIQPFNHLTIDVALPSGTGSGIYFLVIKAGKETAVKKIVISR
- a CDS encoding type II toxin-antitoxin system PemK/MazF family toxin codes for the protein MMYERGDIVVVPFPFADSGRKKKRPALIISNEQVNQTGDYLMAQITTKEKQDGLSLQLTPEDFAASPLKLKSFIRCHKLFLLNEKFILHKASVVKPGLLVILIEKINSLIE
- a CDS encoding T9SS type A sorting domain-containing protein, with product MEIYNVYGELVYLTSNIKPLTSNEINLSAASGVYFVVIKAGKETSVKKIVISR